In Rhizobium leguminosarum, a genomic segment contains:
- a CDS encoding type II toxin-antitoxin system MqsA family antitoxin, which yields MAVLSKDLPETMISPETGETLRRGMRPFVVSYKGKSITVELPGYYPEHGDEGVHVGDDMAVTDMALRALKEEAEGIPSPATIKRVRQKLKLSQREAGGLLKVGENAFDKYERGLVEPSGPTSQLIRLLDRHPELINDLRQSAV from the coding sequence ATGGCAGTATTGAGCAAAGACCTGCCCGAGACGATGATTTCCCCGGAAACGGGGGAGACGCTACGCCGCGGGATGCGACCATTCGTTGTCAGCTACAAGGGCAAGAGCATCACTGTCGAGCTTCCGGGTTATTATCCGGAGCATGGGGACGAAGGGGTTCATGTCGGTGACGACATGGCCGTCACCGACATGGCTTTGCGCGCCTTGAAGGAGGAAGCGGAAGGCATCCCCTCTCCAGCCACCATCAAAAGGGTGCGTCAAAAGCTGAAGCTGTCCCAGAGGGAGGCCGGCGGCTTGCTGAAGGTTGGGGAAAACGCCTTCGACAAGTATGAGCGTGGACTGGTCGAACCGAGCGGCCCGACCAGCCAGTTGATACGCCTGCTCGATCGGCATCCCGAGCTGATCAACGACCTGCGCCAAAGCGCCGTCTAA